One window from the genome of Ovis canadensis isolate MfBH-ARS-UI-01 breed Bighorn chromosome 21, ARS-UI_OviCan_v2, whole genome shotgun sequence encodes:
- the CCDC85B gene encoding coiled-coil domain-containing protein 85B: protein MEAETGGLEELTDEEMAALGKEELVRRLRREEAARLAALVQRGRLMQEVNRQLQGHLGEIRELKQLNRRLQAENRELRDLCCFLDSERQRGRRAARQWQLFGTQASRAVREDLGGCWQKLAELEGRQEELLRENLALKELCLALGEEWGPRGGSGVSGGSGAGPTPELALPPCGPRDLGDGSSSTGSVGSPDQLPLACSPDD, encoded by the coding sequence ATGGAGGCCGAGACGGGTGGCCTGGAGGAGCTGACGGATGAAGAGATGGCGGCTCTGGGCAAGGAGGAGCTGGTTCGGCGCCTGCGGCGGGAGGAGGCGGCGCGCCTGGCGGCTCTGGTGCAGCGCGGCCGCCTCATGCAGGAGGTGAATCGGCAGCTACAGGGTCACCTGGGCGAGATCCGCGAGCTCAAGCAGCTCAACCGGCGCCTACAGGCCGAGAACCGCGAGCTGCGCGACCTCTGCTGCTTCCTGGACTCGGAGCGCCAGCGCGGGCGGCGTGCCGCGCGCCAGTGGCAGCTCTTCGGGACCCAAGCATCCCGAGCCGTGCGCGAGGATCTAGGCGGTTGTTGGCAGAAGCTGGCCGAGCTGGAAGGCCGCCAGGAGGAGCTGCTGCGGGAGAACCTGGCGCTCAAGGAGCTCTGTCTGGCGCTGGGCGAAGAGTGGGGTCCCCGAGGCGGCTCCGGCGTCTCGGGGGGCTCTGGCGCTGGGCCGACACCCGAGCTGGCCTTGCCCCCCTGCGGTCCTCGTGACCTGGGCGATGGAAGCTCCAGTACCGGCAGCGTGGGCAGCCCCGATCAGTTGCCCCTGGCCTGCTCCCCAGATGATTGA